In one Choloepus didactylus isolate mChoDid1 chromosome 1, mChoDid1.pri, whole genome shotgun sequence genomic region, the following are encoded:
- the LOC119528004 gene encoding sorcin-like encodes MAYPGHTGADGGYYPGGYREAPGGPEFPGQTQYPLYGCFAAVAGQDGQIDADELQRCLAQLGIAGGYKPFNLETCRLMVSLLDRDMSGTVGFNEFKELWAGLNGWRQHFISFDSDGSRTVDPQELQKALTTMGFRLSPQTVNSIAKLYSTNGKITFDDYITCCIKLRALTDSFRRRNTAEQGVVSFPYDYFIQCVMSV; translated from the coding sequence ATGGCATACCCGGGGCACACTGGCGCTGACGGAGGGTACTACCCGGGCGGGTATAGAGAAGCTCCCGGAGGGCCTGAGTTTCCTGGACAAACTCAGTATCCGCTGTATGGTTGCTTTGCTGCTGTAGCTGGACAGGATGGGCAGATAGATGCTGATGAATTGCAGAGATGTCTGGCACAGTTGGGCATTGCTGGAGGATACAAACCTTTTAACCTGGAGACTTGTCGGCTTATGGTTTCCTTGTTGGATAGAGACATGTCAGGAACAGTGGGTTTCAATGAATTTAAAGAACTCTGGGCTGGACTGAATGGCTGGAGACAACACTTCATCAGTTTTGACAGTGATGGAAGTAGAACAGTGGACCCTCAAGAATTGCAGAAGGCCCTGACCACAATGGGATTTAGATTGAGTCCCCAGACTGTGAATTCAATTGCTAAACTGTACAGCACCAATGGAAAGATCACCTTTGATGACTACATCACCTGCTGCATCAAACTGAGGGCCCTCACAGACAGCTTTCGAAGACGGAATACTGCTGAGCAAGGTGTTGTGAGTTTCCCATATGACTATTTCATTCAGTGTGTCATGAGTGTTTAA